A single genomic interval of bacterium harbors:
- a CDS encoding four helix bundle protein, with translation GIAATMIEGYYRNSKKDQAKFFRYALSSAKETELWIYRAHERNLLNKPKYTELRDKLSNLVPQTVNYINKLKD, from the coding sequence CGGCATAGCAGCAACAATGATAGAAGGATATTACAGAAACAGCAAGAAAGATCAGGCTAAGTTTTTCAGATACGCATTATCATCAGCAAAAGAGACAGAGCTTTGGATTTATCGTGCACATGAAAGAAATTTACTTAACAAACCGAAATATACTGAATTACGGGATAAACTTTCCAATCTGGTTCCACAGACTGTAAATTATATCAACAAATTAAAGGATTAG